In the genome of Desulfuromonas sp. DDH964, one region contains:
- a CDS encoding cation:proton antiporter, whose product MAPTLIPILQALACIFLGALAGGRLAALCHVPRVTGYLLVGLFLGPSFTRIAGLPPLISQQALIELRPLADIGLALILMNIGGLFQMEQLRRWRHRILVFSASEILLTFFLVATSTLITNQFYLQQTLPGLDLWTTSLTFGLLLGIIAVATAPAATLMVIREYDADGPVTGTVLTLVGFNNLVSVLGFALLTHLLIRPEEALAILAARMIGPIVIGSLLGFLLSIWAQRLELASEQRVLLLGGVIASSALCRQLGIDPLLASLTFGITFANSSPRWHQLIEALRQVDYLLYIAFFVLAGANLHIESLIIL is encoded by the coding sequence ATGGCCCCAACCCTGATTCCCATCCTTCAGGCCCTGGCCTGTATCTTTCTCGGCGCCCTGGCCGGCGGCCGCCTCGCTGCCCTTTGCCATGTGCCGCGGGTCACCGGTTATCTCCTCGTTGGCCTTTTCCTCGGCCCCTCCTTCACCCGCATCGCCGGACTCCCACCACTGATCAGCCAGCAGGCGCTTATCGAACTGCGCCCCCTGGCCGATATCGGCCTCGCCCTGATCCTGATGAATATCGGCGGCCTCTTCCAGATGGAACAGCTGCGCCGCTGGCGGCACCGGATCCTGGTCTTCTCCGCCAGCGAAATTCTGCTTACCTTCTTCCTCGTCGCCACTTCGACCCTGATCACCAACCAGTTCTATCTCCAGCAAACCCTGCCGGGTCTCGACCTTTGGACGACCTCGCTCACCTTTGGCCTGCTCCTCGGTATTATCGCCGTCGCCACGGCGCCGGCAGCCACCCTGATGGTGATTCGTGAATACGATGCCGACGGTCCGGTGACCGGAACGGTGCTGACCCTGGTCGGCTTCAACAACCTGGTGTCGGTCCTCGGTTTTGCCCTGCTCACCCACCTCTTGATCCGTCCCGAGGAGGCGCTCGCCATCCTCGCGGCACGCATGATCGGACCGATCGTCATCGGCAGCCTGCTCGGCTTCCTCCTCTCGATCTGGGCCCAGCGCCTGGAGCTGGCCAGTGAACAGCGGGTACTCCTCCTCGGCGGGGTCATCGCCAGCTCCGCCCTGTGCCGCCAGCTCGGCATCGACCCGCTCCTCGCCAGCCTCACCTTCGGCATCACCTTCGCCAACAGTTCGCCGCGCTGGCATCAACTCATCGAGGCACTGCGCCAGGTCGACTACCTCCTCTATATCGCCTTTTTCGTTTTGGCCGGCGCCAATCTTCACATCGAAAGCCTGATAATCCTCTAA
- a CDS encoding RT0821/Lpp0805 family surface protein, with protein sequence MKRFFVILSIVALLVSACSPASGPKEGAGTLLGAGTGALLGAQVGHGQGRLVAVAIGTLAGALMGQEIGRSLDRADQLAMQQNAQYALEYTPTRTTTTWRNPDSGNAGSITPVETYQNPQGQYCREYQQTIYVGGEKQQAYGTACRQPDGSWKIIR encoded by the coding sequence ATGAAACGCTTCTTCGTCATCCTTTCCATCGTCGCGCTCCTCGTTTCCGCCTGCTCTCCCGCCTCCGGGCCGAAAGAGGGCGCCGGGACCCTGCTCGGTGCCGGCACCGGGGCCCTCCTCGGCGCCCAGGTCGGGCACGGCCAGGGACGCCTGGTGGCCGTGGCCATCGGAACCCTCGCCGGCGCCCTGATGGGGCAGGAGATCGGCCGTTCCCTCGATCGTGCCGACCAGCTGGCGATGCAGCAGAATGCCCAGTATGCCCTCGAGTATACCCCGACCCGGACCACCACGACCTGGCGCAACCCCGACAGCGGCAATGCCGGGTCGATTACCCCGGTAGAGACCTATCAGAACCCCCAGGGGCAGTACTGCCGGGAGTACCAGCAAACCATCTACGTCGGCGGCGAGAAACAACAGGCCTACGGTACCGCCTGTCGCCAACCCGACGGCAGCTGGAAAATCATCCGCTGA
- a CDS encoding DMT family transporter, with protein sequence MKTSRLELHPYILLTLAVLFWAGNFILGRAFHSDIPPIALAFWRWVGAALLVSGPALKFLRRDGPLLRRHWRMVLLLAALGIAAFNTLVYSGLQYTQAINALLMQSLMPVLIVLLSFLLFGERVRPLQALGILVSLAGAITIIAHGDPALLAALRFNRGDLLVAAAVVCYAGYSTLLRKRPPVHPLSFIAVTFWLGALMIFPLYLWETFWVRPLRLQAGAALVIGYVAVFPSIVSYLCYNRGVAEIGANRAGLFIHLLPLFGSLMAILFLGETFFLYHAVGIGLIAAGIYLATRTR encoded by the coding sequence ATGAAAACTTCGCGGCTGGAGCTCCATCCCTACATCCTGCTGACCCTGGCCGTCCTCTTCTGGGCCGGCAATTTCATTCTCGGCCGCGCCTTTCACAGTGACATCCCCCCCATTGCCCTGGCCTTCTGGCGCTGGGTCGGTGCGGCGTTGCTGGTCAGCGGACCGGCGCTGAAGTTCCTGCGCCGCGACGGGCCGCTGCTGCGCCGCCACTGGCGCATGGTGCTGCTCCTCGCGGCGCTGGGGATCGCGGCCTTCAATACCCTGGTCTACAGCGGTTTGCAGTACACCCAGGCAATCAATGCCCTGCTGATGCAGTCGCTGATGCCGGTGCTGATCGTTCTCCTCTCCTTCCTGCTCTTCGGCGAACGGGTCAGGCCATTGCAGGCCCTCGGCATCCTCGTCTCCCTCGCTGGCGCCATCACCATTATCGCTCATGGTGACCCGGCGCTTCTGGCGGCGCTGCGGTTCAATCGCGGCGACCTGCTGGTGGCCGCAGCGGTGGTCTGTTACGCCGGATATTCGACGCTGCTGCGCAAGCGGCCGCCGGTCCACCCCCTCTCCTTTATTGCCGTCACCTTCTGGCTTGGCGCCCTCATGATTTTCCCCCTCTACCTCTGGGAGACCTTCTGGGTGCGTCCGCTCAGGCTGCAGGCCGGCGCCGCCCTGGTCATCGGCTACGTCGCCGTCTTCCCCTCCATCGTCTCCTATCTCTGCTACAACCGCGGCGTCGCAGAGATCGGCGCCAACCGCGCCGGCCTCTTCATCCACCTGCTTCCCCTCTTCGGCAGCCTGATGGCGATCCTGTTTCTCGGCGAAACCTTCTTCCTGTATCACGCGGTGGGGATCGGCCTGATTGCGGCCGGGATTTATCTGGCGACCCGCACCCGTTAG
- a CDS encoding nitroreductase family protein, with translation MDIFDVFRDRRSIRKYRETPIEAEKLAQVLEAARLAPSWKNLQCWRFLVIDDPQRRAALLQAFPEDNPGYRALATAPLVIVVCADPAESGVENGIAYYIADAAIAFEHLCLAAHALGLGSCWMGWFDEGALRAALAIPDTIRVIGITPLGYPDQEPRPRPRKALAEIVFHNQWGASR, from the coding sequence ATGGATATCTTCGACGTCTTTCGGGATCGACGCAGCATCCGCAAGTACCGGGAGACGCCGATAGAGGCGGAGAAACTCGCCCAGGTGCTGGAGGCGGCGCGGCTCGCTCCCTCCTGGAAGAATTTGCAGTGCTGGCGCTTTCTGGTGATCGACGACCCGCAGCGCCGTGCCGCCCTGCTGCAGGCCTTCCCGGAAGATAATCCGGGCTACCGGGCCCTCGCCACGGCCCCGCTGGTGATCGTAGTCTGCGCCGACCCGGCCGAATCGGGAGTCGAGAACGGCATCGCCTACTATATCGCCGACGCCGCCATCGCCTTTGAGCACCTCTGCCTCGCCGCCCATGCCCTCGGCCTCGGCAGCTGCTGGATGGGATGGTTCGACGAAGGGGCGCTTCGCGCGGCGCTCGCGATTCCGGATACCATCCGCGTGATCGGCATCACCCCCCTCGGCTACCCGGACCAGGAGCCGCGCCCGCGGCCGCGCAAGGCGCTCGCCGAGATCGTCTTTCACAACCAGTGGGGAGCGAGCAGGTAG